In Microbacterium terrisoli, the genomic stretch CACGAGGTGCTCGCGCGACTGGCGACCGTCACCGCGATCGTGCGCTGAGCGCTCGTCGCTCGACCCGCGCCCGCCACGGCCGGTGTCGAACGGAGGACTGCCCGCCGGCGCGAGGACTCTCAGCGCCCGAGCGCCCTCGTCTCGGCCGAGCGCCCTCGCCTCGGCTGAGCACCCTCGTCTCGGCTGAGCACCCTCGTCTCGCCCGAGCGCCCTCGTCTCGGCCGAGCGCCCTCGCCTCGGCTGAGCACCCTCGTCTCGGCCGAGAGCCCTCGGCCGAGCGCGCGGGTCAGCCGCGGGCGCGCAGCTCGCGCTTGAGCAGTTTGCCGCTCTGGTTGCGCGGCAGCTCGTCGACGAATGCGACGCGCTTGGGCACCTTGAACGGGGCGATCATGCGCTTCACGTGTGCGATCAGGTCGTCGGCCGTGGCATCCTGCCCCTCGCGCAGCACGACGAACGCCGTGATCGCCTCGATCCACCGGTCATCGGGCATCCCGACCACGGCGACCTCGGCGACGGCGGCGTGCGTGTACAGCGCGTCTTCGACCTCGCGCGAGGCGACCATGATGCCACCGGTGTTGATGACGTCCTTGATGCGGTCGACCACCGTGATGAACCCCTCGGCGTCGCGGGTGACCATGTCGCCGGAATGGAACCATCCGCCGCGGAACGCCTCGGCCGTGGCATCCGGGTCGTTCCAGTACCCGTCGCACAGCTGCGGCGACCGGTAGAGCACTTCGCCCGCCTCGCCGACCGGCACCTCGTCGCCCTCGGCGTCCACGATGCGCGCCTCGACGAAGAACACGGGGCGTCCGCACGACGCGGGGCGTTCCTCGTGTTCTTCGGGGCGCAGCACAGTGGCAAGCGGGGCCACCTCGGACTGACCGAAGCAGTTGTAGAACCCCAGGTCGGGGTAGCGCTCGCGCAGCCGCTGCAGCACCGTCACCGGCATGATCGAGGCGCCGTACTGCGCCTTGGTCAGCGACGACAGATCACGCGTGTCGAGGTCGGGGTGGTTTGCCAGCGGGACCCACACCGTCGGCGCGAGGAACAGCGACCCGATGCGTTCGGACTCGACCCGCTCGAGGATCTCGGGCACCACCGGCGCCCCCAGCAGCGAGATCGTGGCACCGATGGACAGGTACGGCAGCATGAACACGTGCATCGCCGCCGAGTGATACAGCGGCATGCACACCAGCGGTCGGTCGTCGGGCGTGAAGTCGAGCGCGATGAGGCACGAGACGTATTCGGCGACCAGGGCGCCGTGGCTCATCATCGCCGCCTTCGGCTTCGACGTCGTCCCCGACGTGAACAGCAGCTGCACCAGGTCGGTGGCTTCGGCCTCGTCGGCGAACGAGGGCACCGCGCCGGTGGACGCGGCATCCAGCAGCGAGCCGGGGCCACAGCGCAGCGGGACCACCTGGTCGATGGCGAGGGCGGCGCAGACGGGGGCGGATGCCTCGGCCAGCGCGGGATCGACGAGCACCACGCGTGCGCCCGACGTGGTCAGCAGGTACGAGAGCTCGTCGCCGCGCAGCGCGTAGTTGATCGGCACGTGCACGAGCCCGGCGCGCGCGCAGGCGAGGAACGCGATGACATAGGCGTCGGAGTTCGTGCCATACGCCGCGATCCGGTCGCCCTTCGCTGCCCCTGTGGCCAGCAGCCAGCCGGCCGCGCGCGAGACGGCGTCGTCGAGCGCGCGGTAAGTCCACGTTCGATCTTCGAAGGTCAGAGCGGTGCGGTCAGGATTGCGGGCGGCGCTGCGACGCAGCACGCCGTCGACGCTGTCGGCGCGGGGGTTCATGCCTGAAGCCTAGCGCCGGGATGCCGCGGCCCGGCGGTGTCGGGCGATACCACCCGACAGCCTCAGCAGTCAACACATACGGGTCCGGTGCACGGACGCTGGTCAGAAGTGCCTGCCGAACGGCGCCGCCGGGATTCAACAGTCAACTGATGCGGCTCCTTCACGGCGACACCCGCAGAAGGTGACTGCTGAAGGTCCGCGCGTGCGAGCTCGGACGGAGGCGACCCGCCTACGCGCCCGTGAGCCGCTCGGCCAGGTACTGCTCGACGTCGGCGACCGGCACGCGCTCCTGCGCCATGGTGTCGCGGTCGCGCACCGTGACGGCGTTGTCATCGAGCGAGTCGAAGTCGATCGTGACGCACAGCGGCGTGCCGATCTCGTCCTGCCGGCGGTAGCGGCGGCCGATGGCCCCGGCGTCATCGAAGTCGGTGTTCCAGCCGCGGGCGCGCAGCGTGTCGGCGAGCTCACGGGCCAACGGCGAGAGCTTCTCGTTGCGCGAGAGCGGCAGCACCGCGACCTTCACGGGAGCCAGCCGCGGGTCAAGGCCGAGCACCGTGCGGGTGTCGGTGCCGCCCTTCGCGTTCGGGGCCTCTTCTTCGCGGTACGCGTCCACGAGGAACGCCATCATGGCGCGGGTGAGTCCGAACGACGGCTCGATCACGTACGGGATGTACTTCTGGCCCGACGCCTGGTCGAAGTACGAGAGCGACTGGCCCGAGGCATCCTGGTGATTGGACAGGTCGAAGTCGGTGCGGTTGGCGATGCCCATGAGCTCGCCCCACTCCTTGCCGGCGAAGCCGAACCGGTACTCGAGGTCGATGGTGCCGTCGGAGTAGTGCGCGCGGTCCTCCTTCGGCACATCCAGCCGCTGCATGTTCTCGGCCGACAGGCCCAGGTCGACGAACCAGTCCCAGCACTCCTCCACCCAGTGCTCGAACCACTGCTGCGCATCTGCCGGCGGCACGAAGTACTCGATCTCCATCTGCTCGAACTCGCGCGTGCGGAAGATGAAGTTGCCGGGCGTGATCTCGTTGCGGAACGCCTTGCCGACCTGGCCGACCCCGAACGGCGGCTTCTTGCGCGAGGCCTGCACGACGTTGGCGAAGTTGATGAAGATGCCCTGCGCGGTCTCGGGCCGCAGGTAGTTCAGGCCCGACTCGTCTTCGACGACGCCGAGGTAGGTCTTCATGAGACCCGAGAACTCACGCGGCTCGGTGTAGCGCCCCTTCGTGCCGCAGTTCGGGCACGGGATGTCGGCCAGGCCGTTCTCGGCCTTGCGGCCCTTGCGCGCCTCGAAGTCTTCGATGAGCGTGTCGGCACGGAAGCGCTTGTGGCAGTGCAGGCACTCCACGAGCGGGTCGGTGAAGGTGGCGAGGTGGCCCGAGGCCTCCCACACCCGCTTGGG encodes the following:
- a CDS encoding fatty acyl-CoA synthetase: MNPRADSVDGVLRRSAARNPDRTALTFEDRTWTYRALDDAVSRAAGWLLATGAAKGDRIAAYGTNSDAYVIAFLACARAGLVHVPINYALRGDELSYLLTTSGARVVLVDPALAEASAPVCAALAIDQVVPLRCGPGSLLDAASTGAVPSFADEAEATDLVQLLFTSGTTSKPKAAMMSHGALVAEYVSCLIALDFTPDDRPLVCMPLYHSAAMHVFMLPYLSIGATISLLGAPVVPEILERVESERIGSLFLAPTVWVPLANHPDLDTRDLSSLTKAQYGASIMPVTVLQRLRERYPDLGFYNCFGQSEVAPLATVLRPEEHEERPASCGRPVFFVEARIVDAEGDEVPVGEAGEVLYRSPQLCDGYWNDPDATAEAFRGGWFHSGDMVTRDAEGFITVVDRIKDVINTGGIMVASREVEDALYTHAAVAEVAVVGMPDDRWIEAITAFVVLREGQDATADDLIAHVKRMIAPFKVPKRVAFVDELPRNQSGKLLKRELRARG
- a CDS encoding glycine--tRNA ligase, yielding MAEPSRLDKVIALARHRGFVFQAGEIYGGSRSAWDYGPLGTELKENIRRQWWQTFVRGRGDMVGLDSSVVLPKRVWEASGHLATFTDPLVECLHCHKRFRADTLIEDFEARKGRKAENGLADIPCPNCGTKGRYTEPREFSGLMKTYLGVVEDESGLNYLRPETAQGIFINFANVVQASRKKPPFGVGQVGKAFRNEITPGNFIFRTREFEQMEIEYFVPPADAQQWFEHWVEECWDWFVDLGLSAENMQRLDVPKEDRAHYSDGTIDLEYRFGFAGKEWGELMGIANRTDFDLSNHQDASGQSLSYFDQASGQKYIPYVIEPSFGLTRAMMAFLVDAYREEEAPNAKGGTDTRTVLGLDPRLAPVKVAVLPLSRNEKLSPLARELADTLRARGWNTDFDDAGAIGRRYRRQDEIGTPLCVTIDFDSLDDNAVTVRDRDTMAQERVPVADVEQYLAERLTGA